A stretch of Oreochromis aureus strain Israel breed Guangdong linkage group 11, ZZ_aureus, whole genome shotgun sequence DNA encodes these proteins:
- the LOC116319793 gene encoding serum paraoxonase/arylesterase 2-like — protein MGKLAYISLFVAVLSVLLGERFMNLRKRCLATREIVPKHLPNCVALKNLDYGSEDITILENGLAFISTGLKFPGLPSSDVPGKIFLLDLQDSQMKPVELRMPRNFDLDSFNPHGISVYIDPSDSTVYLFVVNHPQQKSQVELFKFVEEDRALEHLKTIKHELLYSVNDIVAVGVDSFYATNDHYFNQEILKVFVEPLLPLSWANVVYYSSEEVKVVSEGYFFANGINMSPDNRYIYVVEFFDQKVHVLERKEDNSLANVKSVAVGTLCDNVEVDPENGDLWLGCHPNAWKALMFDPKDPPGSEIIRIQNVHSDQPVVTQVYADNGHVIMGSSVAATYGGKLLIGSVFHKALCCDLQ, from the exons ATGGGAAAGCTGGCATACATTTCACTTTTTGTAGCTGTCTTGTCGGTGCTGTTAGGAGAGAGGTTTATGAACCTGAG GAAAAGGTGCCTTGCTACTAGAGAGATTGTCCCGAAACACCTCCCCAACTGTGTTGCACTCAAAAATCTGG ATTATGGATCGGAGGATATAACGATCCTGGAAAACGGACTCGCCTTTATCAGCACT GGTCTGAAGTTTCCTGGACTGCCTTCCTCGGATGTGCCTGGAAAGATATTTCTGCTTGATCTACAGGATTCTCAGATGAAACCAGTAGAGCTCCGCATGCCAAGGAACTTTGATCTTGACTCTTTCAACCCTCATGGCATCAGTGTATACATCGATCCAAGTG ATAGCACAGTCTACCTATTTGTTGTCAATCATCCTCAACAAAAAAGCCAAGTGGAGCTATTCAAGTTTGTGGAGGAGGACCGTGCCCTAGAACAcctgaaaacaataaaacatgaacTTCTCTACAG CGTAAATGATATCGTTGCAGTGGGAGTGGATAGCTTCTATGCAACAAATGATCACTATTTTAACCAAGAAATCCTGAAAGTATTTGTGGAGCCTTTACTGCCTCTGTCGTGGGCTAATGTTGTGTACTAtagtagtgaggaggtaaaagtGGTCTCTGAGGGTTATTTCTTTGCAAATGGAATCAACATGTCACCAGACAATAG GTATATTTATGTCGTAGAATTTTTTGATCAAAAAGTGCACGTGTTGGAGCGGAAAGAAGACAATTCATTGGCCAACGTCAAG TCTGTTGCTGTGGGTACACTCTGTGACAACGTCGAGGTCGACCCTGAAAATGGTGATCTTTGGTTAGGCTGTCACCCTAATGCATGGAAGGCTCTCATGTTTGACCCCAAAGACCCACCAGGATCAGAG ATCATCCGTATCCAGAACGTTCATTCTGATCAGCCGGTGGTTACACAGGTGTACGCAGACAATGGACATGTGATCATGGGCTCTTCTGTAGCTGCTACGTATGGAGGGAAGTTGCTCATTGGCTCTGTGTTCCACAAAGCCTTGTGCTGTGATTTACAATAG
- the LOC116319790 gene encoding casein kinase II subunit alpha-like, which translates to MSGPVPSRSRVYPDVNTQRPREYWDYESHVVEWGNQDDYQLVRKLGRGKYSEVFEAINITNNEKVVVKILKPVKKKKIKREIKILENLRGGPNIISLLDIVKDPVSRTPALVFEHVNNTDFKQLYQTLSDFDIRFYMYEILKALDYCHSMGIMHRDVKPHNVMIDHEHRKLRLIDWGLAEFYHPNQEYNVRVASRYFKGPELLVDYQMYDYSLDMWSLGCMLASMIFRKEPFFHGHDNYDQLVRIAKVLGTEDLYDYIDKYNIELDPRFNDILGRHSRKRWERFVHSENQHLVSTEALDFLDKLLRYDHQARLTAREAMDHPYFYPIVKDQGRGATPGGMAASSTPVSSSSMMAGITSMSSTQPMANIAGSPVIPAPNTLATQVPAATGAQP; encoded by the exons ATGTCTGGCCCTGTTCCAAGCCGCTCTCGAGTTTACCCTgatgtaaacacacagagaccTCGGGAATACTGGGACTATGAGTCCCATGTTGTTGAATGGGG caacCAAGACGACTATCAGCTAGTCAGAAAACTAGGGAGAGGCAAATATAGTGAAGTGTTTGAAGCCATAAACATCACAAACAATGAAAAAGTGGTCGTCAAAATACTGAAG CCtgtcaagaaaaagaaaatcaagagAGAAATAAAGATCCTGGAGAATTTGAGGGGTGGTCCAAATATCATCTCACTGTTAGATATCGTCAAGGACCCTGtg TCACGGACCCCAGCTCTGGTGTTTGAACATGTCAACAACACAGACTTCAAG CAATTGTATCAAACTCTGTCCGACTTTGACATACGGttctacatgtatgaaatcttaAAG GCTCTGGATTACTGCCACAGTATGGGAATTATGCACAGAGACGTCAAGCCACACAATGTAATGATTGACCATGAACATAGAAAG CTCCGTCTAATCGATTGGGGTTTGGCTGAATTCTACCATCCAAACCAAGAATACAACGTGAGAGTGGCATCCAGGTACTTCAAAGGACCTGAACTGCTGGTAGACTACCAG ATGTATGACTACAGCTTGGACATGTGGAGTTTGGGTTGCATGCTCGCCAGCATGATCTTCAGGAAGGAACCTTTCTTTCATGGTCATGACAACTATGATCAG cttgtgCGAATTGCAAAAGTACTTGGCACAGAGGACCTGTATGACTACATTGACAAGTACAACATTGAGCTGGATCCACGGTTCAATGACATTCTGGGAAG GCATTCCCGCAAAAGGTGGGAAAGGTTTGTGCACAGCGAGAACCAGCACCTAGTCAGTACAGAGGCTCTAGACTTCCTTGACAAACTGCTGCGTTACGACCATCAAGCCCGCCTCACGGCCAGAGAGGCCATGGATCATCCTTACTTCT ATCCCATCGTAAAAGATCAGGGAAGGGGGGCCACTCCTGGAGGGATGGCTGCCAGCTCTACTCCAGTCAGCTCCTCAAGTATGATGGCCG GCATCACCTCAATGTCCTCCACACAGCCCATGGCTAACATTGCTGGATCACCCGTCATCCCCGCCCCCAACACCCTGGCCACACAAGTCCCTGCAGCCACCGGGGCCCAGCCCTGA